The genomic stretch CTGCGACTTGTACCAGGGCTTGGTTTGACTTGTGTAACTAAAGCCAGCCGAGTGTCTAAATATGCCTGGTTACTGCTCAATGCCTGTTTTAAGGTCAGTCCTTTTCCACATCTGATGACCATCCATGGTCAAAAAGGATTTCATTTGCAGTGCAGGATGAAAATCATCCCCTTTTTTGTGAGTCATTTCTGGAACTGTCAGGGGGTTTAAcatcagcatttcagaaatagCAGCCTGTCACATCCAGGGTGGGACACCTCTGTGGGTGGGTTACAAACACCCAGAATACCCTTTGTCCATCCCACTGCCATTCCTTCTACAGTCAAGAGGGCTTTGTGGAGCGGAAGGTTTCTTAGAAAAGATTCTGTTGTAGTAAGAACATGTCCCTGTCCCTCAAACTCTGCAACTACTGGACCTTAATTCATTGTTTCTGTGACTTTTGTGTAAAGATCCCACCttattttggcttttccagTTCTAGAATCCTTTACATGTGCGTTTTGTTCTAGACTTTAATGCGACGTGACCCTGCAAAGAGCAGGGACATTTCTCAGGCCTGTTTTGCCTGCAGCAGAGGTTTGTACCCCTGCAGATGTCAGGGAGACACCATGCCAAAAGCCTCAGTAGGAACAACTGACATGCTTTTGCAAGGCACCGTGTGGTGTTAGCCCTTCAGCAAAACACTTGTCACACTCCAAGTTACAGTAATGATGGGCAGCTCTGTCAGACACGTGTGTTCAGGATGTATTTACATCCCCTGGATCCTCACCTAGGATGGGGCATGGCATAGGCCAGAAGGTTTCGCAGCTGGCACACTTGCCATTCCGGTAGTTCCTGTAGGAGTCACACGGGTATGCCGTGATATTGCAGCTCTGTTTCAGGGATGAcatgaagaggaaaacagaccTCTGGTGGTcacatttaaaatactgcaatCCTTAATCACACACAgggaagaaatgttttgttaGCAACCCTCATGCTTCAGGAAAACAATATCAATGCACTGGCTAAAAAGGACAATCCCTGACCAGCCTGAACACAGCACATTGCAGTGGGCTGTGGCAGAACACTGAGTGGGCGCTGGCTCTCCCTTTGCGTACACTCAGCTCTGCCTATGCCTactgctgtttctcctcttttttgACTTTAAGACCATATTTGTTCGTATTGTTAGTGCAGTTTCAGAGGATCCAGCTGTAGACACTATTCAGTGTCAGGTGTTCTTTTTTGGTGTAAAAAACTCTTTAGAAAGACATAACAAATAAAATGAGGTGTTGCATGAGCAGCAAAATGAGTGAAGCctcatttccattaaaaaaatccgTATTTCCTATGGATAtttgtttcaggtttgtttCCTCTGTAGATTCTCTTGAGTCTCAGAAAGGTTGAGTTCACATTACTGCCTTTTCTTCCGTGAGGTATATTCTTCACCCAACTTCCATAAAACCAGTTCTGCTACCAGGCTGGAAAGGGTAAAAGCTTTCTTACACTCAAGACCAGGGCTCTACCTTCCAGACTGCGCTGCCTGTCACTGCCAAGAAAGGGGCATTGGGTTCGTTATAACCCCATTCATCTTGAACCTGTTTTCTGAACAGGTTCTTGCTATTGCTTGTCTTTGGAGTTTGTGTGTGTTCTAAGAAGTAATAACAATATTATCattagtagtaataataataataacccCACAGGTTTTCTAAATGTattcacaaaataaaagcacataTCCACCTGATAACTCAGTGCATGGACAATTATCCTATTTGTATTTGTGACAGAACAGGATTAATCCTGACCCGTATGTCTTCCTGATATACATCAGCTAACCCCCTCTTCCATCGCTGGGCCACATCAGTGCTGGAAGAGATTGCTGTTGCGGTTTTCCCAGAACTGGGCTTCATGTATTTTCTAAGCAATGATGATGACTCTCTGgccttctcctctctttctgtcagTGTTTGTGCAATTCAAGGCAGAATGAATTACCAGAAAATATTGTCAGTGGGCAGCCAGGCTGGTCGGTCCCACCGTTGGGGTAGAAGTCTATGTGGCCTAATGCTTCTCTGTAACCTAGTcctgacaaaagaaaatatgagaGGTGAGGGGAGGGAATATTGAATCataaaatgcagaagaaggaaACATAGGAAAACAACtaggggcaaaaaaaaaatagttatttagCTCTAGGATGCCTGCCTGTGCAGGAATATTAATGTCATTCATCTGTTTAGGCAGCAGGCCAAATGGTTGTGACCCAGCTGTGTCAGCTTAGCAATGCTATCAAATACCTTAGCAATGATATCAAATCAAAATAAGTCAGTGCATGCGACGGTACAAACTCTGGCTTTTTGTGTCATTGTGtgtgggagaggaaaaggggTGTGAagcactggatatcactgtGCTGCTGACGTCTGAGTTCTtggaagggctgggagaagATGAGGTTGGAAAGCCAAGCCCAGTGGGGTGGGATGCCAGTGTGAGCAGAGCGGAGGGCTTGCATTGCACTGCTGCTCTGGCTGGGGGTTTGGAGATGTGCTGTGCACCGGATGGGAAAAGAGAGGGCTGAAGGAGATTCCAGATTCATCTTGGAGGAGGGTTTAGCCTATGGGAGGTGGGATGAAGAGTGCAGGGAGCCACTGGGTTGGGAATAACTGATCTGCTATGCAAGGCATTCAGTGATGTGACTAGCTTTTGGGATGACTGGGCAGTGTGAGGTTAGTGCAGAACAGCTCCGGCAGGACTGTGAGCTGGTCTCAACAGGGGACTGCTGCACCAGTGCCTAAGTCCTTGCTGTTCATGGGCCATGAGTCTGTTATTGCTATAAACCTGCAGCAtgtttgaaatgcaaataaaacagcagcTCCCGAGGGAGTGCTGATGACAGTGAGGACAAGGCAGGGACACAGAGGCCTTCACAGCACCACCGAAGGAGGCTGCTGTCCTCCTGGGATAGCGGAGCAAGGATCACTGCTGCCTACCAGAGCCCCGGCTCTCCCATGCTCCGTATCAGCCTCTAGGTTTCTTTGTTATGGTAAAGAGGACAAATGTCACGTACCATCCGTGTCTGAATGAATGACATCAACAAACTGTGCATCCGTAGGGTCCAGCCTCTCGCTGGGTGGTTTTTCTCTGTACAAGGGGCCTGCTGGGTCAAGACCTGCAACACAAAGCCAGGCACATGGTGTCACTTCAGCACTGACTGTGGTCACCGTGAACAGCTATCCTTGAAGCAAAAGGACTGACAGGAGGAAGAGCTTACCTGTGATTCTTCCAAGTGCACCATCAAACAGCTGCCCCACAAAGCCAGAGATGTGTGCTCCCAGGCTCACTCCTATCATGTGCACGGACTTAAGGGATGCTCCATCAATCTGGGATTTAAAAGTACTCGTGGTCACAGATTTTAGGCACATGAAAGGCACAAACAGTATTAGGAGAAGGAATGTAAATGCATCTCCCTACTTTTCCCACATTCTCCCTTGGCGTGTTCCATTCTACGAATATTTCCCCTTTGATGGTCCCACAGTACCACCAGCACTCATGTTTGAGGCCCGTATCTGAGAGAGCTGTGATGAGAACCGCTCAGGCAATGGTTGTATTTTACTGTGGCAGTGACTACAAGTATGGAAGGAGAAAATATTCACTGGCCCCATGAGTACAATTCCATTTGCCCCACATGTAGTTCCTGCAAGAATTCCAGTGTCATCATTGTCTGTACCTGTGCAACATCTTAGAGGAGTTGCAAACTGTAGTGGATGGCCATAAGCTTACCTTTGGACATACATCAAGTGGAAATAGAGTTTCTATGTACGGGAAAACATATCTGTAGAGTTTTGTGCCCAGATATATAGAGTATAAACTGAATATTGCAACAAAATACCATTGTACCAAGACTGAGGGTAGAGTTTGGCACGCAAGTATAGCTGCACTTccaaaaattaatatatttcctTTTAGGAGTTTATTTTCCTGGAATTGCTGCTGTTTTAAACACTCCCTTTGTGCCCTTTCCATACGGTGTGTTAATGACTGTATCATAGCGTGAGCGTTCAACTTACCAACATCTCATCAATCAGTTTCTTCAGAATCTCAGCAACCCTTTTGCAGTTTCCGGAGGCATGGCTGTAGATGAGAGTTGTTGCCCCACGGTTCCAGTCCACAACGATGACATTCATGTCTTCTACAGAAAGCAGGAGGTGCACCAAGTCCGGGATCCAGACGGGGGCAGAGCCTGTGAGTCGGTACCCATGGATGATGAAGGTAGTTTTCTTGGTCACATCTAGATACTTGGAGGCTGGTGAATTGAGCTCTTCAGCACAGGTTGGGTTCTGTCTGGTGTAGAGCAGCAGCTTCACCTTCAGGTGTGTCCCCACCAAAGCATTGCCGATGCTGAGAGCTGTGAATGCAGGGCATGTCTCCTCAGGATCTGAAAAGAACACAGTGTGGCAATCCTGAGGTTAGCACCAATACGTTTGCTTTGATCCCTTCTTCCTGCCAGCCTACACAGGCACAGGAATATATGTTGTAAGCTACTTCCTTCCTCTCTATCATGTTCATGGCTGGAGCTACCCTGAACCTTAGGCTTCCTTGTCATGTTGGAACAAAGACAGCGGGTGTACCATCTTGGAGCAGCACAGTCCTGCTTCCATTAGCATCTGGGAGATGGCATATACTCTCTCCAAGAATCCCTCTAGTGTGAGGAAGGTATCAGAGACTGACAACCAGTTGTTGTTGTATTGGTTTGAGAGCACACCCAGGTGCCCTGGACAGGTTCTAGAGCAAAGAGATACCTTCATGGTTTGTTTGTAACTGGAGCTGACAAGCTGCAGAGGATCTTGCTGCTGTGAGCGACAGCTCAGTCCTTCATTTGTGTTTGCAGATGCAGCCTGCTGTTTCAGACTGCAAAATGGGACACCCTTTGACCGCATGAGATATGGTACTGATACTGTTTTATACACAGCTGAAGAGTAACTGAAATGTATGTAAGTGCTGCTTTATGGGATGGTCTCTGCCATTTGAAAGCCTGTCTTTGTTCCTTGCTTGTCCAGCAGATCACCAGCTGAGCCCTCAGAGTCCAATGCAATCTTCAGCAGCGCACTGGGAGGGAATGGAGTAACTGTCTCCAGACAGACACTGCTTATGAAGGCTCGCTCAGGTTTTGTAGCCTCTTCCTGGGTCAcagtccttctctgcaaatCCCCTTAATCTGATTGAAGAACCCTGTGGGAGAGTGAGTCTCTCACACATACAGCCTGGGCTGCAATGAATTGTTCAGGCTGCAGTTGCTAGAGAAATCTTCCTGAGCTTTGTTGTTTGAAGGGCTGTGCAGTAGGTGGAAGGGTTTAGAAACCCCACAGCTGTAAGCTAATTGAGCTTGAGCAAATCTCCATTGCTCTGTGCGTTTCAATTGCTAAATGATGAAACTCTCTCAGTTTCTATGAGCAACTTTCCCTGTTCTCCTCCTATGGAATTCAGAAGCTTAAGAGTGATATAAATGCTATGTGCTGTGCCCAGCACATAAAATGATCTGCTCAGTTGCCATAGTTCTGCTAATTACTTTGCAGAATTCCCAGGAGCTCCAGAAATAAAAGTTAATAGGCTGGCAGTATGTTGCAGTTAAGTCCAACTGGATATTTGAAATTGCTACCataaattcagaaataaattttagCACTAGAAACCCATGGAGTCCTTCCTGTATAAAGCCTATGGTAAAACATGACTAAGTGGGACAGGAGTGGTGGAAAATGAGCCCTCAGCCAGGCCCAGTGAACCTCGGTTGAAATCAGTGGCCTTTGAATTGAGGGTGTTCTGCCTCTGTAATGCTTCAGTTAGGGCTCACAGATGCAGTGGGACTCTGGGTCCTGCCTGCAAGAGTAAAGGTGACCTGCATGGCTGCCTCCTGAGCAGCTTGCTCTCACCTCACTCTTACAGTGCTAAGATGctccagagaagcagcagcaagagttCTCCTGTGACACTGCTCACATGGAGATCTCAAAGTAGCTAGCAGAGAAAAGGCATAGTTTTTTGCTGCTATACACCAGCATTCACAGTGATACTCAGCTACTGTCCTCTAGGTGCTACTGCAACATAAATAatacaatatttctttttcattaataacCACTGTTTTATTCTATGGTATTTTTACATAGTCTTGTTAATCATCTTTACCACCACTGAAGCTGTAGGAGTACAGGCAGAAATGCAGGCAAGAATTACTTCTATATGGTGCAAGATTGCACTGATtgcttcatttgtttctgtatCTCCTGCATTGTGCTGAGACTTGCCCAGAGGAGCGCTATGCTTGTCACCAGGACAGCCCAAACCTTCTGCTAAAGAGGAGCTTTTAAAGAGCTGATCAGCATCTGCTAATACCTAACACAGGAACTGTTTGAAAAGCCTTGTTATATCTGCACCAAGTCTGTTAGATTTGTTCTATTTTGATTAACAAAATCAGATCAGTGCTAATAGTGGGGGGAAACCTGCCAGCTTCTCTTCTGGCGGGCTGGTGCATATCCCAGACTCATCCACCATGTGTTACAAAAGCTGACACACGAGGACCGCCAGTTATCCTGGCTTTGCTCTTCATTCTGATAAGCACAGCGAATCCTACCCAAATGGCTGGAACTGTCTTTGAAACTCCAGCATGATTTCTCTGATGGGCAAGAGGCTTATCGAGATTAACTCTGCAAGCAAGTAAGTGAGGTGGAAACAGACCACTGTACTTAACCCATGTCCAACAGACCTCTTCCCTCCAGGAAAGGTGAATAAATGTGGCAATTAACCCAGTGTTCCATTAACTAGCTTCCAGCCCTGTCTAGGCCATTAGCTTGCTGAACAGCCTCAGGCAATTCACTTTCCTCTGTCTGCTCAGTTTTCTGGTGTGTAAAATAGGATGGCAAACACTAGTTTCCTGGGCAAGGTGCGCTGAGATCTCAGCACCTGTAGCAGCCACATACCAGTCTGTTAAACCCATATTCCTATGCGGGACCTGGGCATCTTTCCTCACAAGCTTGAGATCAGCCTCTGAGGTGCTAATGCAGCAGGATTCTGAAGTTACATATATGAATAtgaatatatctatatatatatgtgtaacTTCAGAACCAcgttatatatatatgttgctTCAGAACcaggctttttcttcctcctgtcctGGATGTTCTTCTTTCCTGGATGTATCTGTCCAGGATGCTCACCCTGCGCACAGGCAGGGTTTGCGATAGTGGCATTTTTGGGGCTGTGATCTGGAAGCTGTCTGCATGAATAGAATAGCAGCTGAAGTTTTTAGCTCCACCAGTCTGTCCTCTCGCAGAGTGAAGTTCCAACAGATTTTCACTTCAGAGGGTCAGATTTGCAGTTGTCCTAGCTGTGGTCCTTGGGAGACTGTATTTCCACAAAGAGCCTGTGAAGGGGGCTGCTCTCCCAGTCAACACTTTACATGGATCTCAGATAAGCatgttgctgcttctgtgccTGCCTGCAGTTTCACGGACACTGAAAACACTGTCACCTTGCCTGGGCTCTTTACAGTGTGTTCCAACAGATTTGTCCTATGCATCAATAATGAGCCTTCAGCTTTAAGCACACTTCACTACCACACAGCAAATCCCAGTAGCATCAGTGAACGATTCCATCAATTTTCCACAGAGGCAGTATGCTCTCTACCTCTTAAACTGGTCTTCAGTATCTCATTGGGTTTCCTTGGTGCCTTTTCCCACCTCTTATGACTACATTTCCTATAGCATATTTAACAAACTAAGCAAAATGCGACCCCAGGATTACTCCAGAGAACCCAGAAATACAAGTTCTTATTTACAAGAATTCTGGGGTTTCTTTAATCCTATGTTTTCCCTATAAAGCAGAGAGCTATAACTTGACTTGCTCCCATGTGTATGGTAACACAAGGCAGTACATTTGTTTATTGTTACACAGGTTGATTCTTGATAGGGCTGTGAGGATATCAAATGAAGCTTATGTTCACGAATGGTAATTCATCCTTTGCGTCTGTCATATCAGACACTGCTGAGAAGAAATCACTCTTCTCTGAAGATTTCAAATGACATTTTCAGTGTCGATGGATAGTACTTATATAAGAGGAATGTTtgcaaagggaggaaaagataataaaaatgactgctggTTTTATATTTGGAACTCTTAGAGCTGACTACATTCATGTAACCAGTATAATTTGCTTTGCCAGAATAAATAATGCTGGTGAAAAACCCTACGCAGTAACTGTAATGCAGAGAGTAGATATATTCATGCTTCTGCAAAGCACAGAAAGCGTGTTATATTtgacagaaacactgaaaacaaatgcttgGTTTCTTACCTGTTTCCACCGCATACAAAAGGTAGATCCACACAACGCACAGCCTCAGCATATGGATTCCCACATGGAACTTCTGCAGGTAAAAGGTTTGAAGGATCCCACAATTTCTTTGGCATGTGTCTTCTATCTCTGACAACagtttgctctcttttttttccctgctggtAACCGTAGGTGTGGTGAAAGGAGGAAGTTACCAGCCAAGAAATGAAGACCAGTCTTTAGTTATACAACTAAAGCTTCTTCTGAAAAAGGTGGGGCACCTTCTATTTTACCAGGTCTCCTTATTTTAAATCTAGTTTGCCCTGGGAAATGACTAATCCAAGACACAAATGGTTTGGTATCACTGTAGGCAGCAATTTGACTACAGGTGTTGAAACTAAGGGAATTATAGCGTGTCTGTCTGTTGCAAAGAATGTCAATAGGCAGTGGAGAACCTGTGTGTCACTGCAAGTGTGATAAGCATCTGGGCAGGGCAAGCGCTTGGTTTCACAGGGCCCTACATTGTAGGATTCATACTCTCCCACATCCCTCCAGCTGTGCTGAGCACTCTGGCCCAGCATCCCTTCTAACCTATGAGACCCTGTCACCTCAAGCAGGAGGCACAGCACTATGGTGTGACCAAGGGAAGGTACCAGTTTGAGTCAGTCTGGGTCTCCACTGGGCTGTCAAGTGACAGCTGTGTTGGATGACACTACATCTGGCACCCTCACCAGATCCGTATTTTCTTGCAGACCTGCTGGAACCTCATGAATCCAGCTCTAATTTAAGTAagaaagggttttctttttctcgtGCTGGATGGGAGGAAGATGGCAGATGTAAAGACAGGGGCAGGAAAGCAAGTCTGAAATTGGAGCTGGAAGGTCTAGTGGCAGAATTGGAAACATGAGGTGGTAGGAAGTTTGTTAACAGGTAAGAGGAGAGtggagcagagagcagggatGGCTGCTGTGTAAAAGCTATGTGGTAGCTTTTCCTAATGTTTCTTTAGCAAATTCTTCTAACACAGACCAGGGACAGGGAACATGGGGAGGATCAGAAACACCTCATTAAGCACAGGCTCTGCTTACTTTCCCCTGGTGATGATCCAGTGAGGAGCCAAACTCTTAAAGTTCCCAGTGGCATAGCTGTTTCTTTGGTCCATGCTGTACGTATTAAGCTTTTTGACTTTGCTAATTCTTGGGTTAATCCTTAGCTCTGCctgctggctggctgctgctccttcttttTCAGACAAgtgcctgctgcttccctggTGCAGGCACAGGTTACGCTGCAGCCATGGGTGCAAGCCTAGCAACACACATGCTTGCTTCACAAGCACCTTGAGCTCTCCATCCTCATGCAGTTCAGCAATCAGTCTTACAGGATATGTGCTGTGATGCCATTTGGTGATCACACAGGCAAAAGCTGGGTTATTTTGAAGAGGTTAAACATCGAGAAAAGACACCAAAAAAACTGGAGTCTGGAAGCAGCAGGCTTCAGGGAAGTGCTTTTTCTGATGCATTGGCAAAAGAAAGTCACTTGGAATATTGTTTTCCTCCCAGTTCCTTTCTCACCTCTACCAGTAATCCTAAACTCTGTCAAAATATTTGCTCCTTAGCAAGTTCTGCCAATGGTGTGAAGGAACGGGTCCAACAGTGAAACAGGCAAGATGAACAGAAGGCTTTTACCTATTGCAAAAGACATGTCAGAATCAGAGATAAAATGGGAGGAAGAAATCAAGAGGGCCTTGCCTTTCTTCTCAGCACAAAAAGAGGTAACAATTTATTGCCTCGAGCTAAGCcctgcttgtttcttttc from Lathamus discolor isolate bLatDis1 chromosome 3, bLatDis1.hap1, whole genome shotgun sequence encodes the following:
- the LIPH gene encoding lipase member H, yielding MLRLCVVWIYLLYAVETDPEETCPAFTALSIGNALVGTHLKVKLLLYTRQNPTCAEELNSPASKYLDVTKKTTFIIHGYRLTGSAPVWIPDLVHLLLSVEDMNVIVVDWNRGATTLIYSHASGNCKRVAEILKKLIDEMLIDGASLKSVHMIGVSLGAHISGFVGQLFDGALGRITGLDPAGPLYREKPPSERLDPTDAQFVDVIHSDTDGLGYREALGHIDFYPNGGTDQPGCPLTIFSGLQYFKCDHQRSVFLFMSSLKQSCNITAYPCDSYRNYRNGKCASCETFWPMPCPILGYYAHEWKSYLTQQSHPVTSMFFDTADKEPFCIYHYFVDIITWNKDTRRGTFSIVLADETGKEAESKVNPEAAAFQRYNQVTLLVGFDQDFENIERISLTFSTGSVIGPKFKFRILRMRFRSLTNPERPQLCRYDLVLTENAKHTFKPIPC